From Apilactobacillus bombintestini:
TTTTTATTTATATAAGTTGCTGAATTAATATCAAAGGGCATTCAAAAGATCATTCAATTTTTTGTTAAAAATTAAGATAATTAGTAAGCTTTTTAACAGCATCCTTATTAACTGCTTTTGGTGAACAATAGTGGACTATTTAATGAAAAAAGCTTTTAATTTATTTTGTAATAATTGGTATTTTAGGTTGCTTGTTAACTGATCTTATTAATGAATATATCAATAATAGATTTATAACTTTATTATTAATTTTATAATATAAGCAAAAAAGAAAAAATTTATGGATTCAATAAATTAATTGTCACCACCAAGTTCAAAACAATTATTTTCTGAATTTTGGTGGCTGCATCCAAAATAATAAAAATGTTTAATTATTTAAAAAGGCCTACTAATTTAATTATTAGTAGGTTTTTTATTACGCGTATTTTTTGTTATCATTAAGGAACCATAGTATAATTATTATATTAAAAAATGGAAAGTGTGGATTGTCATTATGAGTGTTGGAATTGATAAAATGAGTTTTTTCTCTTCAGATATGTATTTAGACATGGTTGATTTAGCTAATGCAAGAAATGAAGATCCTAATAAATACTTAATTGGTATTGGTCAAAAGAAACAAGCGGTTATACCTAACACACAAGATGTTGTAACCATGGCTGCTAATGCCTGTGAAAAAATTATTGATGACGATAATCGTAAGAAAATTGATTTAATAATTTTTGGAACTGAAACAGGTGTAGATAACTCTAAGTCTGCGGCTATTTATTTACAAAACATGCTAGGATTAAGCAGACGTGCAAGAGCTTTCGAAGTTAAACAAGCTTGTTATGGAGCTACTGCTGGACTTCAAATGGCTAAAGAGTATGTAACTAACCATCCAGACAAACAAGCATTGGTTATTGGAGCAGATATTGCCAGATATGGAATTAAAACACCTGGAGAAGTAACTCAAGGTGGCGGTGCTATGGCAATGGTAGTTTCATCTAATCCATCCATGTTAGAATTCGAAGGCCCAAGTACATTCTATTCAGATGATATTATGGACTTTTGGCGCCCTTTATACCGTACTGAAGCAGTTGTTGATGGTCATTATTCCAATGATGTTTATGTTAAGTTCTTTAAAAACACTTGGGATGAATATAAGAAGATTACGGGATTATCTATAGATGACTTTAAGGCAATGACTTTCCATCTTCCATACACCAAGATGGGGATTAAAGGTTTGAGAGCCATTTTAAATGAAGCTGATGAAGATAAACAAGAACATCTTAAGCAAGAATTCGAATACGGTAGAAAATATAATGAAAATGTTGGTAATTTATATACTGGATCATTATATTTGAATGTATTGTCATTATTGAATAATTCAACAGACTTACAAACAGGGGACCGAATTGGATTGTTTAGTTACGGATCAGGTGCCCAAGGAGAATTCTTCTCTATGAAGTTGAAGGACGGATTTAAGAATGATCAATTAGCTGATCAAATAGATACCGACTTGAAGAATAGAAAACGAGTTTCAGTTGAAGAATATGAACGCATTTTTAATAACTGGATTCCTATTAAAGATGGCGATATTAATTTGGATTATGAAAATGACAGTGCTGATTTCTTCTTGAAAGGTGTTAAGAATCACCAAAGAATCTATGGTAGAAAGTAGGATATAATTATGAATTTATATTTAGCAGGACCTTTTTTTGATGATGAACAAATTGATAGGGTGGAACGTGTAGAAAAAGCCTTAAATCAAAATACGACTGTGGATAATTTTTTCAGTCCTAGATTGTCTACTGTGGATAAAAGTCTTGAAGTCGGTAGTGATGAATGGTCTAAAGCAGTATTTAAGCTGGACGTTGATGAAATAAAAAAAGCTGATGCAGTTATCGCAATTATCGACTTTGTTGACGACAATGTTGATAGCGGCACAGCTTTTGAAATTGGATATGCACATGCTATTAATAAGCCTGTTATTTTATTCCATGAAAAAAGTGGTAACGTTAATTTGATGCTATCTAATGGTTCAAATTCTTATTTAACAACAATTGATGATATTGTTAAATTTGATTTTGTAAAAATACCTGAATATAAATACAACGGTAAAGTATTTTAAAAGATTGAATCACGATATAGGCCAACTACTTTACCCAAAACAGTTACTTTGTTTAAAATAATTGGGTCCATATTATCGTTTTCTGGTTGCAATCTGTAATGATCCTTTTCCTTAAAGAATCGTTTGCAGGTTGCTTCGTTATCTTCAGTCATAGCGATAACAATATCACCATTTTCTGCGGTGGATTGTTTTTTAACAATTACTTTATCACCATTTAATATTCCGATATTAATCATGCTTTCACCTTGAATGGTTAGCATAAAAATGTCACTGGAATTTTCATACTGATCGGGTAAAGAGAAATATTCGGATGTGTCTTCAACAGCTAGAATAGGTTCTCCGGCTGCAACAGTTCCAAGTACAGGAATTTTTCCAGGATGTGAGTTTACACCCATTTTTTTCATACCAAGTTCGGTGATTTCTATCGCTCTTGGTTTTGCTGGATTTTTGACGATATATCCTTTTTTCTCTAATCTACTTAAATGACCGTGAACAGTTGATGTTGATGATAAGCCAACAGCTTCACATATTTCTCTAACAGTTGGAGGA
This genomic window contains:
- a CDS encoding hydroxymethylglutaryl-CoA synthase, translating into MSVGIDKMSFFSSDMYLDMVDLANARNEDPNKYLIGIGQKKQAVIPNTQDVVTMAANACEKIIDDDNRKKIDLIIFGTETGVDNSKSAAIYLQNMLGLSRRARAFEVKQACYGATAGLQMAKEYVTNHPDKQALVIGADIARYGIKTPGEVTQGGGAMAMVVSSNPSMLEFEGPSTFYSDDIMDFWRPLYRTEAVVDGHYSNDVYVKFFKNTWDEYKKITGLSIDDFKAMTFHLPYTKMGIKGLRAILNEADEDKQEHLKQEFEYGRKYNENVGNLYTGSLYLNVLSLLNNSTDLQTGDRIGLFSYGSGAQGEFFSMKLKDGFKNDQLADQIDTDLKNRKRVSVEEYERIFNNWIPIKDGDINLDYENDSADFFLKGVKNHQRIYGRK
- a CDS encoding nucleoside 2-deoxyribosyltransferase is translated as MNLYLAGPFFDDEQIDRVERVEKALNQNTTVDNFFSPRLSTVDKSLEVGSDEWSKAVFKLDVDEIKKADAVIAIIDFVDDNVDSGTAFEIGYAHAINKPVILFHEKSGNVNLMLSNGSNSYLTTIDDIVKFDFVKIPEYKYNGKVF
- the lexA gene encoding transcriptional repressor LexA, producing the protein MAFSKEEKSSKQLAILKFIWKRINNQGYPPTVREICEAVGLSSTSTVHGHLSRLEKKGYIVKNPAKPRAIEITELGMKKMGVNSHPGKIPVLGTVAAGEPILAVEDTSEYFSLPDQYENSSDIFMLTIQGESMINIGILNGDKVIVKKQSTAENGDIVIAMTEDNEATCKRFFKEKDHYRLQPENDNMDPIILNKVTVLGKVVGLYRDSIF